From Apium graveolens cultivar Ventura chromosome 9, ASM990537v1, whole genome shotgun sequence, the proteins below share one genomic window:
- the LOC141686188 gene encoding uncharacterized protein LOC141686188, with amino-acid sequence MMETQIAQLASSSTTMQSCSLPSQPAHPKENVNAISVRSGLTYDGPSMPIADMSAEQEKEISKDDNVNDVDQTNKSGTEGSMKANNEKIVNAPPPFVPKLLFPNRMNKTRVDQQFGKFMTLVKNIEVTVPFTDLISQVPSCSKFLRDILTKKRSFGEVETVAFTEECSTFLQNKSPPKFKDSESFSIPYHLGALFIDKTLCDFSVSVSIMPLSIFQKLNMGELKCTQMTLQMAYRSLKYPLDILEDVPVKVGKFYVPVDFVVLDMEKGSQIPIILGRLLLCTAGAFIDVKNGTLTLSFGDDKITFNLTFALKSPLLENTYCRIDVIDEIVHDEVPQILLNDALEAVLMLEASEGE; translated from the coding sequence ATGATGGAAACTCAGATTGCACAATTAGCTAGTTCTTCAACAACAATGCAGTCTTGCTCTTTACCATCACAACCAGCTCATCCAAAAGAGAATGTGAATGCCATTTCTGTTAGGAGTGGTCTTACCTATGATGGTCCTTCAATGCCTATTGCTGATATGtctgctgagcaagaaaaggaaatcaGTAAAGATGATAATGTGAATGATGTTGATCAGACAAACAAGAGTGGAACTGAAGGAAGCATGAAAGCTAATAACGAGAAGATTGTAAATGCTCCTCCACCATTTGTGCCTAAGTTGCTATTCCCCAACAGGATGAACAAAACAAGGGTAGATCAACAGTTTGGAAAATTTATGACACTTGTCAAAAATATTGAGGTAACAGTTCCTTTCACTGATTTAATTTCTCAAGTTCCATCATGTTCAAAGTTTTTAAGGGATATTTTGACAAAGAAAAGATCTTTCGGTGAGGTGGAGACAGTTGCTTTTACTGAAGAGTGTAGTACTTTTTTACAAAATAAGTCTCCACCTAAATTTAAAGATTCTGAAAGTTTTTCAATTCCTTATCATTTAGGTGCATTAtttattgacaaaactttatgTGACTTTAGCGTTAGCGTCTCTATCATGCCCCTctctatttttcaaaaattaaatatGGGAGAGTTGAAATGCACACAAATGACATTACAAATGGCATACCGTTCTCTAAAATATCCTTTGGATATTTTAGAGGATGTGCCTGTCAAGGTTGGAAAATTTTATGTTCCCGTGGACTTTGTAGTGTTGGATATGGAAAAGGGTAGCCAAATTCCCATTATTTTGGGGAGGCTATTACTTTGTACTGCAGGTGCTTTCATAGATGTGAAAAATGGGACTCTAACTTTGAGCTTTGGCGATGATAAGATTACTTTTAATCTAACCTTTGCTCTTAAGTCCCCTTTGCTTGAGAACACTTATTGCAGGATTGATGTCATAGATGAGATTGTCCATGATGAGGTACCTCAAATTTTGTTGAATGATGCGTTGGAAGCAGTGTTGATGCTTGAAGCTTCAGAAGGAGAATGA